From one Oncorhynchus clarkii lewisi isolate Uvic-CL-2024 chromosome 6, UVic_Ocla_1.0, whole genome shotgun sequence genomic stretch:
- the LOC139410710 gene encoding proprotein convertase subtilisin/kexin type 5-like: MIDTNPFLHTENPKQCVTCAKEYYQFGPDCHTSCPDRTYSVIDTMTCAKCEDSHCANCDQSQCYWCEEGFYVSDGECVEQCKEGFFVDEESQECESCHRMCRTCGGPNYDDCDSCEDDFTLKDGECVDNHSASCPDKHFLNSQGECEQCHSSCKTCAGSGREQCNTCDTERFLMARQACVAKCPSGTFGNSTSGHCDDCLPGCVLCQDAHRCQRCRTGHTHLYLQGDQCVPECQRGYPKGGECQPCAPECASCLGNATHCLSCETQYLLLEHSCRGHCPEGHYPNERECLRCPPDCIECSQDGLCKECEEYYFLHKDQCVDDCPEGFFPSEEQKECVRCHTDCASCDGPDSDDCHMCRHPAAVRYNGECLSQCPSDTYHNVATFECQDCDRSCHTCSGPEPSSCLSCGPNMRKDSSGHCVFYSQCSLRSYKDEEGDCQTCHPLCHRCSGPTKEHCLSCNPQTFLLNNICVNECPVGFYGDGDERVCERCHFSCVSCVGRHSVQCAACKPSLFKQGRSCVETCGDSHFGNTITWTCDRCDPSCSKCRGRGSADCLNCRDGYLYLKQSGQCLQTCPTNYFPDTRAKICRKCHPTCKTCEDEGALFCKSCFEGFRFFGGICDSPCLVGLYAASAIWGLDPQCEKCDPSCLDCKGPGQWNCTVCPASQLLADDGRCLSCCGNETRHDGSPLPRECCDCRASQMECVFGVNFVFLGIEELPEGHLKVFILAIVLLVSALGAAVFLFLHLRSKAGAGLPQTKANGYKKLGANGGWAGSDLDPASSIGDYSDRIVEDDEEEEDDDDEDIVYMGPDGTVYRKFKYGLLEEDEDIEMDYDDESYSFR; this comes from the exons ATGATTGACACCAATCCTTTCCTCCATACAGAAAACCCCAAGCAATGTGTCACCTGTGCAAAGGAGTACTACCA GTTCGGGCCTGATTGCCACACGAGCTGCCCAGACAGGACCTACAGTGTTATTGATACCATGACATGTGCCAAATGTGAAGACAGCCACTGTGCCAACTGTGATCAGTCCCAGTGCTACTGGTGTGAGGAGGGCTTCTATGTTTCAG ACGGAGAGTGTGTGGAGCAGTGTAAGGAGGGTTTCTTTGTCGACGAGGAGAGTCAGGAATGCGAATCATGTCATCGTATGTGTCGAACGTGCGGCGGGCCCAACTATGACGACTGTGACTCATGTGAGGATGACTTCACTCTGAAGGACGGAGAGTGTGTGGACAACCACTCCGCTTCCTGCCCTGACAAACATTTCCTCAACA GTCAGGGGGAATGTGAGCAGTGCCACTCCAGCTGTAAGACATGCGCAGGCTCTGGGAGGGAACAGTGTAACACCTGTGACACAG AGCGCTTTCTGATGGCCCGCCAGGCGTGTGTGGCAAAGTGCCCGTCTGGTACTTTCGGCAATTCCACGTCGGGCCACTGTGACGACTGTCTGCCAGGCTGTGTTCTGTGCCAGGATGCCCATCGGTGCCAGAGGTGCcggactggacacacacacctctacctgCAGGGCGACCAGTGTGTTCCCGAGTGCCAGAG GGGTTACCCTAAGGGTGGCGAGTGCCAGCCCTGTGCCCCAGAGTGTGCCTCCTGCCTGGGGAACGCCACCCACTGCCTGAGCTGTGAGACCCAGTACTTGCTCCTGGAGCACTCTTGCAGAGGGCACTGTCCCGAAGGGCACTACCCCAATGAGCGAGAGTGTCTACGCTGTCCACCCGACTGCATAGAGTGTAGCCAGGACGGCCTGTGTAAGG AGTGTGAGGAGTACTACTTCCTACATAAGGACCAGTGTGTAGATGACTGCCCAGAGGGCTTCTTCCCCAGCGAGGAGCAGAAGGAGTGTGTGCGTTGTCACACCGACTGCGCGTCGTGTGACGGGCCTGACTCAGATGACTGTCATATGTGCAGGCACCCCGCGGCAGTGCGCTACAACGGGGAGTGCCTGTCCCAGTGTCCCTCAGACACTTACCACAACGTAGCCACCTTCGAGTGCCAGG ACTGCGACAGGTCGTGTCACACCTGCTCAGGTCCCGAGCCCTCGTCCTGCCTCAGCTGTGGGCCCAACATGCGAAAGGACTCCAGTGGCCACTGTGTCTTCTATAGCCAGTGCTCCCTGCGCTCCTACAAAGATGAGGAGGGCGACTGCCAGACCTGCCACCCCCTCTGCCACCGCTGCTCAGGGCCCACCAAGGAGCACTGTCTCAGCTGCAACCCGCAGACCTTCCTGCTCA ACAACATCTGTGTGAATGAGTGTCCGGTGGGTTTCTATGGGGATGGGGACGAGCGTGTGTGCGAGCGATGTCACTTCAGCTGTGTGTCGTGTGTGGGACGCCACAGTGTCCAGTGTGCAGCGTGTAAACCCAGCCTGTTCAAACAGGGACGCAGCTGTGTCGAGACCTGTGGTGAcag TCACTTCGGTAATACCATCACCTGGACTTGCGACCGGTGTGACCCGTCGTGTAGCAAGTGCAGGGGTAGGGGCAGTGCGGACTGCCTGAACTGCCGTGATGGATACCTCTACCTGAAGCAGTCGGGCCAATGCCTCCAGACGTGCCCCACAAACTACTTCCCTGACACCAGAGCCAAAATCTGCCGCAAGTGCCACCCCACCTGCAAGACCTGCGAAG ATGAGGGAGCCCTGTTCTGTAAGTCGTGCTTCGAGGGCTTCAGGTTTTTTGGAGGGATATGTGACTCTCCCTGTCTCGTAGGACTTTACGCTGCTTCAGCTATTTGG GGCTTGGATCCACAGTGTGAGAAGTGTGACCCGTCCTGTCTGGACTGTAAGGGTCCTGGTCAGTGGAACTGCACTGTGTGCCCAGCCAGCCAGCTCCTAGCTGACGACGGCCGCTGTCTGTCCTGTTGCGGCAACGAGACCAGACACGACGGCAGCCCCCTCCCCCGAGAGTGTTGTGACTGCCGGGCATCACAAA TGGAGTGCGTCTTTGGGGTGAACTTTGTGTTCCTGGGCATCGAGGAGCTGCCAGAGGGACATCTCAAGGTCTTCATCCTGGCCATCGTGCTCCTGGTGTCGGCCCTGGGTGCCGCTGTCTTCCTGTTCCTCCACTTGCGCTCCAAAGCGGGTGCTGGTTTACCCCAGACGAAGGCCAATGGCTACAAGAAGCTGGGCGCCAAtgggggctgggctgggtcagactTAGACCCCGCTTCCTCCATTGGCGACTACAGTGACCGAATCGTTGAGGATGACGAGGAGgaagaagatgatgatgatgaagatattGTGTATATGGGTCCGGATGGTACAGTGTATCGGAAGTTTAAGTATGGACTCCTGGAGGAAGACGAGGACATTGAGATGGATTATGACGACGAGAGCTATTCCTTCAGATAA